Within the Streptomyces vilmorinianum genome, the region GGATGCTGCCGCGTCTGGTCGGCGGTGGCCGCGCGGCCGTCTGAGGCGCGTAACCGCGGCATCGCGTAAGGCGCATCACGCGCATCACGCGCACCACGCATAAGGAGAGGGCCGGGGGAGCACCCCCCGGCCCTCTCTCCTGTCCGGCTCGTATACGTACCGCTACGCGGCCTGCAGCGCCGCGAGCAGCGCCAGCGCCGCCACCAGGGCGACCACCAGGGCCAGCAGCATCGTCGGGGTCAGGCCCGTGGACGGGTCCAGACGTTCCCGGTTCGCGCGGCAGACGGGGCAGCGGCCCTCTGCGACAGGGGCCGCGCAGTTGGCGCACACCAGTCGGTCATAGGTCATGCGCTCTCCTCCTCCCGCACAGGGGGTCCACACCAAGGACAACGCTCGGCGACACCCGGGCGTTCCCCCTACCACTGTGCCAGCTCCCGCGCGTTTCGGCGCGCCCCGTCGGATTACACCCGTTCCGCCCGGAAGGACGAAAAGGATAAAGCACGCAAGCGCGGACCGCGACTGCGCGGTCGCTCCGAGGTCGCGTAAGGTCGCGCACACCTACTCCCGGCCGACCGTGGTGCATCCGTGATCCGATTCGACAACGTCTCCAAGTCCTATCCGAAGCAGAACCGCCCCGCGCTCCGGGATGTGTCCCTGGAGATCGAGAAGGGGGAGTTCGTCTTCCTCGTCGGTTCCTCCGGCTCCGGAAAGTCGACCTTCCTCCGGCTGATCCTGCGCGAGGAGCGCTGCAGCCAAGGCCAGGTGCACGTCCTCGGCAAGGACCTCGCCCGGCTGTCCAACTGGAAGGTCCCCCACATGCGGCGCCAGCTCGGCACCGTCTTCCAGGACTTCCGCCTCCTGCCCAACAAGACCGTCGCCGAGAACGTGGCCTTCGCCCAGGAGGTCATCGGCAAGCCGCGCGGCGAGATCCGCAAGGCCGTTCCGCAGGTCCTCGACCTCGTCGGCCTCGGCGGCAAGGAGGACCGCATGCCGGGCGAGCTCTCCGGTGGTGAGCAGCAGCGCGTCGCCATCGCCCGGGCCTTCGTCAACCGGCCCATGCTGCTGATCGCCGACGAGCCCACCGGCAACCTCGACCCGCAGACCTCCGTCGGCATCATGAAGCTGCTCGACCGCATCAACAGGACAGGGACCACCGTCGTCATGGCGACCCACGACCAGAACATCGTCGACCAGATGCGCAAGCGCGTCATCGAGCTCGAAAAGGGCCGCCTCGTCCGCGACCAGGCGCGCGGCGTCTACGGATACCAGCACTGAGCAGGTAGGGGATAGAACACCATGCGCGCTCAGTTCGTGCTCTCCGAGATCGGCGTCGGCCTCCGGCGCAATCTCACGATGACCT harbors:
- the ftsE gene encoding cell division ATP-binding protein FtsE, which translates into the protein MIRFDNVSKSYPKQNRPALRDVSLEIEKGEFVFLVGSSGSGKSTFLRLILREERCSQGQVHVLGKDLARLSNWKVPHMRRQLGTVFQDFRLLPNKTVAENVAFAQEVIGKPRGEIRKAVPQVLDLVGLGGKEDRMPGELSGGEQQRVAIARAFVNRPMLLIADEPTGNLDPQTSVGIMKLLDRINRTGTTVVMATHDQNIVDQMRKRVIELEKGRLVRDQARGVYGYQH